Part of the Corticium candelabrum chromosome 15, ooCorCand1.1, whole genome shotgun sequence genome, gataaacagacagacagacagacagacagacagacagaccgcaGGGAGCTGAGGAGTTGttatacaactacagacaacagaccggacatcATATTTTTTACTCggacattggaaacaacgttgaccTAGATATCTCCCTCGCCCACCCATCGAGTAGTGACATgtttccatcatctgctggtgttagtggtgccgctgcagagaggagagcagacagaaagaaagagaaatagagcaaacagcaaataaccaggtggcataattgccactgtaactCCACTGCATggtaatggagcattttggagcttgggggatctatgggtggaaactcctgtgcaaattATCAAGAAGTCATCAGACAAAGTGGGACAACTGAATGCTGcggagtttatcgacttctggcCCAAACGCTCTTCTGTTGAGCTCCAGAAGTGTAGTGCTAGAGTAATCTCTAAAGAGGTATCTTCGCTGTCTgagacaacagatgtgacctctttgccacccagtagcctcggcctcccaaactcgtgtagcgccgattcaaaattgtCCTGGACGATTTGAATTGGCACTACACGAGTCTGGGAGGCCAAGGCTAGCCACTTAGTACTgcagccactagctggtactggaggctttgcttgtacactgtagtttttaagtgtagtcctcattttgttttacacgagtttcaattttagcttagttagttgatgaacactactagtagttggacagtacatagtatcctgcattgcaaaatgtattatAGATAGAAGTTCAAATTATGtgattgacaggcagacagtgtTTATTCTTCTATAAATGCATGGGCATATCTGTGGCCCCTGCCATCACATACAGATGTGGCACAGAAACTAACAATGAAACACTAGATACTATCCAATCACTACATATGCTATGTCTAACGTTAACATTTCTTCTATGATATCTATGAAAACAAGCCAGctgtaagacagacagacagacagacagacagacagacagacagataagttattctcatacagattctacttgtacatatgctaggattttttaaaaacaaaccagtccttgcaaacaacaaagtcattaactaatggacttgaccttggcagacagacagacagacagacagacaggctttTCATAGCCTTGTTATTAAACTAGATGTATttacagattgacagacagaaagacaagtgCTTTACTTGTATGTAATATGCTATCCTTATTGCATAGTTGAATCAGAGAGTAGCTCTGACGACGAAGTTCTCACAAGAGCTTTGCTCAAACAAACGGCTCAGGCAATGATTGACTCCcgaacaaagaagaagaaaggagGTGGTGGAAAAAAGAAGAAAGGGAAGAGAGACTGAGAGATGGCAATCTCAAACTGTAGAGCAATCAGTAAAGCGTGATTCATTAGAACTCTAGCTGCACACAGTACATCTCGTTCTGTCTAATCTCGAACTACCTTGACATAACAGTTTTGTTTGGTTGAATGTTTCCTGCTCTGTATTTGTGTCGTACTCTCCCACTAGCGAAGTTACAGCAATCTTAGCAATAGAAATACAAAGAGTATAAATAACAAAGGGAGAGATGTCATTAGAAATGATGCTCGCACATCGATACAACTATCTACTGAACACTACAGAATATGCTACAGTTCTGTATCTTTCGGGGGAGCAAAATTTCGATCAAGCTCACGTGACTTGTTCTCATCAGATGACTGACTACTAGTATACCTAGAGATTTCATATCCACTGCTTGTTGCCCTTCTCGGAGGTCCTGTTGGAGGTAGAGGTGGTGGATGACCAGGAGCAGGATGACGTACAACTCCAGCATATGCATATGTGTACTCTGCATCCAGATTTATTCCCTTGAATTTTTCATCAATTTGGTTGTATTCCTCACTCGCTGTCATGTCTCTACTTAGTCGGTGATATTCGTTGAATGCATTGGCAGGTGGAGGAAGTGTCCTAGTACCAACACGTGCGTATCCAGCATTGCCACTTTCTAACTCACTGTTTGAAGGGTCGAAGTGTGCGACAGGGCCTTTAAGAATGCGTAATACATCATACTGATTATCATCTGCAGTTGCATCAACGTTTCTCATATCCGGCTGCGGTCGTGCAGAACTAAATCTGGGCAAGGTGCTAGCTCGAGACTTCACCATGTGCTCAAGGGTATCGAAAAGTAGACCATCTTCATCACTTCTGAAAGAGTATTTGCCTTCACCTAAAGGAGCCTTACGGCCTGCTTCAAATGAGAATATGCCTTGGTCACAGCCATAGCGTCTCAGACAGTTGAGAGGCCAACGAGCCAGAAGACAACCTGTTGATGCCAGTGAGAGGacaatttctgttgtttcgaTGTAGAGACGACACACATCTCGGGCTCCAATACGAAGAAGGGCCTCTGTACGTTCCGGTGTCACATCAAACGCTTTAGCAGCTAGAGGAAGAAATGAAATATTAGGAACTCGGAAAGTGATGACGAACAACTGACCAATGACATATAccatatgtactgtacaaatTGAGGAAAGCCACCAAAAAGACTACCTATAACAAAATGTCATCTCATGCCTACAACGTTTGCATTTCAAACTCAATGTTACACCTTGCTGTTAATTGTCAACACGATTCATCTAGCCAGGAAGCTACCAGATAGTACACAAAAATAGATCAGACTGTTTTAACTCTGGCTATATATACCAAAGCAAATGGGAGCACAGAGGTTCAAGTCACTTCCACTTGTTACAATGTATCATATCCTTTCACCACCTGGCGCTCTAACCCCAATCCAAtacacaaaccaaacaaaaataactGTCAAGATGAATGAGTCAATGAGATGAAACGTTTGAACCATCCATTTCCCTCTTGCCTACACTGAAGGCGGAAATTACAAATATTGACAAGGAGCTAAATCCTTCTTAGCTGTAATTACCAAGAAACCGATTTATGGTATTGGAACAGGATCCAAAACTAACGCCGAGACTCGATCTTGATCAAACGTAAAGTAACTTGTTTCTAAAGattaatataaatgagtacagtacaacaaggAATTCCAAAATGTGCAGACACTTGGTTTACACATTTATGTTATAATATTTAAACAGATTTCTTGAAACTTATTTTTCAGAATTAAACCCAAACATGAACGTGCAGCCCTCAATGATTCAACCAACCGATCACAAACgatgacatgcaaacatattCTTTTAATAGTCCTACATACCCCGACTGATCTAACACTATGGTGTAGCTGAAAGATGCACAAGAGTATCAACATACTCTATGCCCTTACTGCCACCATGTGCTACATGTACCACCATCATTAACATCTGACACGACAGATGATCTATTTGCAGTGTGTGCACCTATCCTGTGTACAATGCAACTCTGACCTACAACTCATGCAAACGTGGAAGCTACAACAAACGTAATCACTCTACTATTCCATAGAAACGAATTTCCTGCAACCAGGACACAACGCAACAACAAGCTGAACGCAAACACTCACTGGCAGAGACAATATTTCTGGCCTGAGTTTGTGCCTGCATAAAGTAGACCCACTCATCCATCAACTCTCGCGATTCCGCGGCCAATCGGAACGTCTGCTCCAACGTTCTCACTTCGAACACAAACCTCCTCAAAGCAGTCGCTTCCACAATCAGCACGGCGTAGTTGGAAAGCAAATTCAGGACGCCTTTCGGATTCTGTTTCGTCGTGTCCTTTTTTGATTCTTTGTAATACTCCAACGAGGCAGTGCCGCTTGATTTGACCTTTTTGAGAACAAAAAGCCATTTCTTCCAGCTTTTAGAGTCGCTTAGAACATGCTGCATTTCTAAGGCGCCCTGCATACAAGATGAGCATGTTAGCTGACCCGA contains:
- the LOC134191202 gene encoding docking protein 3-like; this encodes MVETVYKGALEMQHVLSDSKSWKKWLFVLKKVKSSGTASLEYYKESKKDTTKQNPKGVLNLLSNYAVLIVEATALRRFVFEVRTLEQTFRLAAESRELMDEWVYFMQAQTQARNIVSATAKAFDVTPERTEALLRIGARDVCRLYIETTEIVLSLASTGCLLARWPLNCLRRYGCDQGIFSFEAGRKAPLGEGKYSFRSDEDGLLFDTLEHMVKSRASTLPRFSSARPQPDMRNVDATADDNQYDVLRILKGPVAHFDPSNSELESGNAGYARVGTRTLPPPANAFNEYHRLSRDMTASEEYNQIDEKFKGINLDAEYTYAYAGVVRHPAPGHPPPLPPTGPPRRATSSGYEISRYTSSQSSDENKSRELDRNFAPPKDTEL